One Bacillota bacterium DNA segment encodes these proteins:
- a CDS encoding YlxR family protein, with amino-acid sequence MPKGQAQPKKRKIPMRTCLGCQEVKPKKELIRIVRTSGGEFKVDPSGKLAGRGAYLCPNEACINSALSGKRFQKALGDDLSPEVVSQLKMELARREAERREIERRKALLESQSGKK; translated from the coding sequence ATGCCGAAAGGACAGGCGCAGCCCAAAAAGCGGAAGATTCCGATGCGGACGTGTCTGGGATGCCAGGAGGTCAAGCCTAAAAAAGAATTGATCCGGATAGTCAGGACATCCGGGGGTGAGTTCAAGGTGGATCCTTCAGGCAAACTGGCTGGCAGGGGCGCATATTTATGCCCTAATGAGGCGTGCATCAACTCTGCCTTGTCAGGTAAGCGCTTTCAGAAAGCGCTAGGCGACGATCTATCGCCTGAAGTCGTCTCGCAATTGAAAATGGAGCTAGCGAGGCGCGAGGCTGAAAGACGCGAGATAGAGCGGCGCAAAGCCCTTCTTGAAAGCCAATCAGGCAAAAAATGA
- a CDS encoding DUF503 domain-containing protein has protein sequence MVVGILTAEFYIGGADSLKAKRRVLKSLIERMRSKYNIAIAEVASQDIWQRATIGVTCVSSSARHANSILSSVINDLDKDGEAVLLDYSIEIV, from the coding sequence ATGGTTGTGGGCATCCTCACTGCTGAGTTTTATATTGGCGGAGCTGATTCTTTGAAGGCCAAGAGGAGGGTGCTCAAGAGCCTGATTGAGCGTATGAGGTCAAAATATAACATCGCCATCGCCGAGGTAGCTTCTCAGGACATATGGCAGAGGGCGACTATCGGCGTGACATGCGTCTCGTCCAGCGCGAGGCATGCCAATAGTATACTCTCATCAGTCATAAATGATCTGGATAAAGATGGTGAGGCGGTCCTTCTTGACTATTCCATAGAGATCGTCTGA
- the truB gene encoding tRNA pseudouridine(55) synthase TruB — protein sequence MTSHDVVSLIRRVLGIKKAGHAGTLDPEAAGVLPILIGRATKIVPYLEHLEKAYRAEIVFGIATDTMDASGSVTSEKRGFRIPREVLMKALERFEGKIKQVPPMVSAVHHRGKRLYELARQGVVVERPAREVEIFRIEVFNWGHTGMEIGFGDSVTIDVRCSQGTYIRALCHDIGEMLGCGAYLLFLLRTESSGFSIGESVTLEELSRAVSSRRTHSVVVPISYALRNMPSVAISPEEVSTVAAGGPISRAYLPGDIRNLPDGTKLRLMYDGAVVAIAIASNSGGQYILKPERVLLPAMRSNQEV from the coding sequence ATGACTTCCCATGATGTGGTGTCCCTCATTCGCAGGGTTCTGGGAATCAAAAAGGCCGGACATGCGGGCACCCTAGATCCCGAGGCGGCGGGGGTCTTACCCATATTGATAGGTAGGGCCACGAAGATCGTGCCATATTTGGAACACCTAGAGAAAGCTTATAGGGCTGAGATTGTGTTCGGTATAGCTACGGACACAATGGACGCGTCGGGTTCTGTAACTTCCGAGAAGCGGGGTTTCCGAATTCCACGAGAGGTTTTGATGAAGGCCCTGGAGCGGTTCGAAGGCAAGATAAAACAGGTGCCTCCCATGGTCTCTGCAGTGCATCATCGGGGCAAGCGGCTGTACGAACTAGCTCGGCAAGGAGTGGTCGTGGAGAGACCAGCAAGAGAGGTAGAGATCTTCCGCATCGAAGTCTTCAACTGGGGACACACGGGGATGGAGATAGGATTTGGTGATTCAGTTACCATAGATGTCAGGTGTTCACAGGGGACGTACATAAGGGCACTGTGCCATGACATTGGCGAGATGCTGGGCTGTGGTGCCTATCTTCTATTCCTTCTTCGCACGGAATCCTCCGGTTTTTCCATAGGGGAATCAGTTACCCTTGAAGAGTTGAGTCGCGCGGTGTCATCCAGGCGCACTCATTCGGTTGTCGTTCCCATTTCCTATGCTTTGAGGAATATGCCATCAGTCGCCATTTCCCCGGAGGAGGTCTCCACTGTAGCAGCTGGCGGGCCTATCTCACGTGCCTATCTTCCTGGGGATATCCGCAACCTCCCAGACGGAACCAAGCTTAGACTGATGTACGATGGGGCAGTTGTAGCTATAGCCATAGCGAGTAATTCGGGTGGGCAATACATCCTCAAACCAGAGAGGGTCCTCTTGCCCGCCATGAGATCAAATCAGGAGGTATAG
- the nusA gene encoding transcription termination/antitermination protein NusA — translation MNLDVIEAFAQLEKEKGIKKDILISALEAALVSAFKRNFGSAHNVRVEVDPDSGTVQVFARKNVVDDVKDPRSEISLAEALTVNPNYATGDVIETEVTPRDFGRIAAQTAKQVVLQKIREAEREVIFEEYSNREGDVVTGVVQRYEGRNVIVDLGRVEAVMPLSEQMQKESYQQGERLKVYIVEVRNTPRGPQVVVSRTHPGLLKRLLELEVPEIYDGIVVIRQIAREAGIRSKVAVSATDPNVDPVGACVGPRGIRVQKIVTELKGEKIDVVEWRESPEEYIANALSPAKVLGVRINAVVKAAMVIVPDNQLSLAIGRAGQNARLAAKLTGWKIDIKSESQALELPKVEELEATKSTEPVVEEREDVATPEEMAGEHGEQNAPDEQSALEEESAGKQEEQNASEEEQSAPEKVVGEEGAKEGTTPYSEDEGKSKVKKKQKKKGIADDAKILEEEDEAEASRKKVKRRPKMKRKREELLEDEEEDDYF, via the coding sequence ATGAACCTTGACGTCATAGAGGCCTTTGCGCAGCTGGAAAAAGAGAAAGGTATCAAAAAAGACATACTGATTTCTGCTCTGGAGGCGGCCTTAGTATCTGCTTTTAAGCGGAATTTCGGATCGGCCCACAATGTCAGGGTCGAGGTGGATCCTGATTCCGGTACAGTGCAGGTTTTTGCGAGGAAAAATGTCGTGGATGACGTCAAGGACCCACGTTCAGAAATATCTCTCGCCGAGGCATTGACGGTGAATCCGAACTATGCCACCGGTGATGTCATTGAAACTGAGGTAACTCCGAGGGATTTCGGACGCATTGCTGCTCAAACTGCGAAGCAGGTCGTTCTTCAAAAGATTCGTGAGGCGGAGCGGGAGGTCATCTTTGAGGAATACAGCAACCGCGAAGGCGATGTAGTCACAGGCGTCGTGCAGCGCTATGAGGGTAGGAATGTGATAGTTGATCTGGGCAGAGTCGAGGCTGTAATGCCTTTATCGGAACAGATGCAGAAGGAATCGTACCAGCAAGGCGAGCGACTGAAGGTATATATAGTGGAAGTCCGGAACACGCCACGTGGTCCCCAGGTGGTTGTCTCCCGCACCCATCCGGGACTTTTGAAACGTCTCCTGGAGCTCGAGGTGCCCGAGATTTACGATGGAATCGTTGTCATCAGGCAGATAGCCCGGGAAGCTGGGATACGTTCAAAAGTGGCGGTAAGTGCCACTGATCCCAATGTGGACCCTGTAGGGGCGTGTGTAGGGCCCAGGGGCATACGGGTGCAGAAGATTGTGACTGAGCTCAAAGGCGAAAAGATAGATGTAGTAGAATGGCGCGAATCTCCGGAGGAATATATCGCAAACGCGCTTAGTCCTGCCAAGGTCCTCGGCGTGAGGATAAATGCAGTAGTCAAGGCTGCGATGGTGATCGTGCCCGATAATCAGTTATCCCTGGCCATAGGTCGGGCGGGTCAAAACGCCAGGTTGGCCGCCAAGCTCACAGGCTGGAAGATCGATATCAAGAGCGAATCGCAGGCCCTCGAACTGCCGAAGGTAGAAGAATTGGAAGCTACCAAATCCACGGAACCTGTTGTTGAAGAACGGGAAGATGTAGCGACGCCAGAAGAGATGGCCGGGGAGCATGGGGAGCAGAATGCGCCAGATGAGCAGAGCGCGCTAGAAGAGGAAAGTGCCGGGAAGCAAGAGGAGCAAAATGCGTCAGAAGAGGAACAAAGCGCGCCAGAAAAGGTGGTCGGTGAAGAGGGAGCTAAGGAAGGCACTACCCCATATTCTGAGGATGAGGGGAAGTCAAAGGTAAAGAAGAAACAGAAGAAAAAAGGAATAGCGGATGACGCAAAAATCCTCGAAGAGGAAGATGAAGCGGAAGCTTCGAGAAAAAAGGTGAAACGCAGGCCTAAGATGAAGCGCAAGCGTGAAGAGTTGCTCGAGGATGAGGAAGAGGATGACTACTTCTGA
- the infB gene encoding translation initiation factor IF-2 yields MGKTRVYELARELDKNSKEILQLLEDSGVRGKNHMSALEDNVVRFIKNRFAEMEGRAPVRQKPQSQKGEEKAEARPDAADDRARAIMKTLASDRPLARNLPDILPQRPRRTKPVDRRPVSRMSSHQSHETGRPAGMGAASNRLSKEVPTNTQQGLRTVQETAIRQSHTEMGGVQQRTQVQWKHEQPGRPASQIAPPAQAGKITAPPGVAARTEATKTISSEASVGIEAKRSIPTETSARVEAKSAAPAEVISGKDTKVVAPSDEHGKADTVAAVKPSPKPDARPGQGIQEKAKAQDTQEKDMVQETQGKPAPSSQVRPQEQAKVVPIERERQGKISAPAVKSETARPISRLRPDLARTRGGAASKEQRKGKKSFGRVGDRVSRVVEERLLRSKAVKENISPQPAKRREKPQREKKIALPESIAVKDLAEKLGIAASDLIKTLMGMGVLVTINQEIDYDAASIVADEYGFEAERLSEKEAREFGIEDLPDPPESLKMRPPVVTIMGHVDHGKTSLLDVIRSTNVTAQEAGGITQHIGAYQVELNDKKITFLDTPGHEAFTEMRARGAQVTDIAILVVAADDGVMPQTVEAINHARAAGVPIIVAINKIDKANAEPDRVKQQLSELGLVPEAWGGDTVMVEVSALKKQGIEDLLEMILLVAEMRELKANPDRPARGTVVESELDKGRGPVATVLVQKGTLRIGDAIVAGEVYGRVRAMLDHMGRPVTEAGPSMPVEVLGLSDVPTPGSIMTVVSDDHMAKELAERRLERRRAEEMQAPHRVSLEDLFEHIKEGEVKELNLVLKADVQGSVEALKQAFGQLGTEEVRVNIIHSGVGGITESDVMLAAASNAIVIGFQVRPDANARKVAEREGIDLRTYSIIYDAIDDIKAAMEGLLEPEQREVFVGRAEVRATFKVPKVGTVAGAYVSEGKITRDANVRVIRDNVVIYDGKIASLKRFKEDVREVLAGFECGIGIENFNDIKENDAIEAYKIEEVRREL; encoded by the coding sequence ATGGGTAAGACAAGGGTATATGAGTTGGCGAGAGAGCTAGATAAGAATAGTAAGGAGATTCTTCAGCTCCTGGAGGATTCTGGCGTCCGTGGGAAGAATCATATGAGTGCCCTAGAGGATAATGTGGTCAGATTCATCAAGAATAGGTTTGCGGAAATGGAAGGTAGGGCTCCAGTCAGACAGAAGCCTCAGTCCCAAAAGGGCGAGGAAAAGGCCGAGGCCCGACCCGATGCCGCAGATGATAGAGCGCGTGCCATAATGAAGACATTGGCTTCTGACAGGCCGCTCGCAAGGAATCTGCCAGATATTCTCCCCCAGAGGCCAAGACGGACGAAGCCTGTAGACCGCCGGCCGGTCAGCCGGATGTCTTCGCATCAGTCACATGAGACGGGCAGGCCAGCAGGAATGGGAGCAGCAAGCAATCGTCTTTCCAAGGAGGTGCCAACTAATACGCAGCAGGGCTTAAGAACTGTGCAGGAGACTGCCATTCGTCAGTCTCATACGGAGATGGGCGGGGTTCAGCAAAGGACTCAGGTTCAGTGGAAGCATGAACAGCCTGGCAGGCCAGCTTCTCAAATAGCGCCCCCTGCGCAGGCTGGCAAGATCACCGCGCCTCCCGGGGTTGCGGCTCGAACTGAAGCAACGAAGACAATATCTTCTGAGGCCAGCGTAGGAATAGAGGCAAAGAGATCTATACCGACTGAGACCAGTGCCCGGGTAGAGGCAAAGAGCGCAGCGCCCGCTGAAGTCATCTCCGGGAAAGATACCAAGGTGGTGGCGCCCTCTGATGAGCATGGTAAGGCTGATACGGTTGCGGCCGTCAAGCCCTCTCCGAAGCCTGACGCCCGACCTGGTCAAGGGATACAAGAAAAGGCCAAGGCGCAGGATACGCAAGAGAAAGACATGGTACAGGAAACACAAGGAAAGCCGGCGCCATCTAGCCAGGTAAGGCCTCAAGAACAGGCAAAAGTGGTGCCGATTGAGCGTGAAAGGCAGGGGAAGATTTCCGCGCCTGCGGTCAAGAGTGAAACTGCAAGACCCATATCTCGGCTGAGGCCGGATCTGGCCAGGACCAGGGGCGGAGCAGCCTCTAAGGAACAGCGTAAAGGCAAGAAATCCTTTGGTCGCGTCGGAGACAGGGTATCGCGAGTCGTCGAGGAAAGGCTCTTGCGTAGTAAAGCCGTAAAGGAGAATATCTCACCACAGCCCGCAAAGCGGCGAGAAAAGCCACAGCGAGAGAAGAAGATTGCTTTGCCGGAATCCATAGCGGTAAAGGATCTTGCTGAAAAACTTGGTATTGCTGCCTCTGACCTCATCAAAACATTGATGGGCATGGGCGTGTTGGTCACCATCAACCAGGAAATAGATTATGATGCGGCATCCATTGTTGCAGACGAATATGGCTTCGAGGCAGAACGTCTCAGCGAGAAGGAAGCTCGTGAGTTCGGCATAGAAGATCTTCCTGATCCTCCGGAGAGCTTGAAGATGCGCCCACCCGTTGTTACCATAATGGGACACGTGGACCATGGAAAGACATCACTTCTGGATGTCATTCGGAGCACCAATGTTACAGCCCAAGAGGCCGGAGGTATAACCCAGCATATCGGGGCTTATCAGGTAGAGCTCAACGATAAGAAGATAACTTTCCTGGATACCCCGGGCCATGAGGCGTTTACTGAGATGAGAGCCAGGGGAGCGCAGGTTACAGATATCGCTATACTGGTAGTCGCCGCTGATGATGGAGTCATGCCGCAGACGGTAGAGGCGATCAACCACGCCAGGGCAGCTGGCGTTCCCATAATAGTAGCGATAAACAAGATAGATAAGGCAAATGCCGAACCAGATCGCGTAAAGCAGCAGTTGAGCGAGCTCGGACTGGTGCCGGAAGCATGGGGTGGAGACACCGTGATGGTGGAGGTGTCTGCCCTCAAGAAGCAAGGTATCGAAGACTTGCTGGAGATGATACTCCTGGTGGCTGAAATGCGGGAACTCAAGGCCAACCCAGACCGGCCGGCAAGAGGCACTGTGGTAGAATCTGAGCTCGATAAGGGAAGAGGCCCGGTGGCGACGGTGCTGGTCCAAAAAGGCACACTCCGGATCGGGGATGCCATAGTCGCTGGCGAAGTGTACGGTCGGGTCCGCGCTATGCTGGACCATATGGGAAGGCCTGTGACAGAAGCCGGTCCTTCGATGCCAGTGGAAGTTCTGGGGCTTTCGGATGTCCCGACGCCTGGAAGTATAATGACAGTGGTATCTGACGATCACATGGCGAAGGAACTCGCTGAACGCAGGCTGGAGCGGAGGCGCGCGGAGGAAATGCAGGCGCCTCATAGGGTCAGCCTGGAAGATCTCTTCGAACATATCAAAGAAGGAGAGGTCAAGGAACTCAATCTTGTCCTCAAAGCTGATGTTCAGGGATCCGTGGAAGCCTTGAAACAGGCCTTCGGACAACTTGGAACAGAAGAAGTGAGGGTGAATATAATCCATAGCGGCGTGGGCGGCATCACCGAAAGTGATGTCATGCTGGCCGCCGCATCCAACGCTATTGTAATTGGATTCCAGGTTCGTCCCGACGCCAATGCGCGAAAAGTGGCGGAACGTGAGGGTATAGATCTCAGGACATACAGCATCATTTACGATGCCATAGATGATATCAAGGCGGCCATGGAAGGCCTGCTCGAGCCGGAACAGCGGGAGGTGTTCGTTGGTAGGGCGGAGGTAAGGGCCACCTTCAAGGTTCCCAAGGTCGGGACCGTCGCTGGAGCATATGTTTCAGAGGGCAAGATAACCCGCGACGCGAATGTCAGGGTGATCAGGGACAATGTGGTCATCTATGATGGCAAGATCGCCTCCCTCAAGAGATTCAAAGAAGATGTCAGGGAGGTCCTTGCAGGATTTGAATGTGGCATAGGCATTGAGAACTTCAACGACATCAAAGAGAATGACGCCATCGAGGCGTACAAGATCGAAGAGGTACGTCGCGAGCTTTGA
- a CDS encoding bifunctional oligoribonuclease/PAP phosphatase NrnA: MPQTKDVVDAIRQYGDFLLVCHIFPDGDAIGSLLAMRLALMGLGKKVRVACDDDIPDSYTFLPGADQILKPVDINSRPDVVVSLDSSDRERLGKIQDLLAGWNSPVINIDHHVTNDHFGHYNYVLPDAAATGELVYQIVQDLGVDITQDLATCILTAIISDTGSFRYCNTTGRSLSIAARLVDLGASPSHISMFIFETRSYYSVKLLGRVLDKLQTTCERRVAWAEVTRKDLAEFDVAESETEGFINYPRMIKGVECALLFREGKDGKIHVGFRSRDPIDVAAIARHFGGGGHARAAGCIVEGSMDEVRGRVLDLVCRVVASGRSNTDS; the protein is encoded by the coding sequence ATGCCCCAAACTAAAGATGTGGTCGACGCGATAAGACAGTATGGTGATTTCCTTCTAGTATGCCATATTTTCCCTGATGGAGACGCCATCGGTTCACTTCTGGCTATGAGGCTCGCCCTGATGGGGCTGGGCAAGAAGGTGCGTGTGGCATGCGACGATGATATCCCGGATTCATATACATTTCTTCCCGGGGCTGATCAGATTTTGAAGCCTGTGGATATAAATAGCCGGCCAGATGTCGTAGTATCCCTCGACTCTAGTGATCGCGAGCGGTTGGGGAAAATCCAGGATCTCTTGGCCGGCTGGAATTCTCCGGTCATCAATATAGACCATCATGTCACAAACGACCATTTCGGCCACTATAATTATGTATTGCCAGATGCTGCAGCTACGGGAGAACTGGTCTATCAGATAGTCCAAGACCTTGGTGTGGATATCACACAGGATCTGGCAACGTGTATCTTGACTGCTATAATCTCAGATACGGGTTCTTTCAGGTATTGCAATACCACAGGACGCAGCCTTTCAATAGCGGCGCGCCTGGTTGACCTCGGCGCAAGCCCGTCCCACATCTCCATGTTCATATTTGAGACGCGGTCTTATTACAGCGTCAAATTGCTGGGCAGGGTACTGGACAAGCTGCAGACCACCTGCGAAAGACGGGTAGCCTGGGCCGAGGTCACGAGGAAAGATCTGGCGGAGTTTGATGTGGCCGAAAGTGAGACAGAGGGCTTTATTAATTACCCCCGGATGATAAAGGGGGTAGAGTGCGCGCTGCTCTTCCGCGAGGGGAAGGATGGGAAGATCCACGTGGGCTTCAGATCCCGAGACCCGATAGATGTGGCGGCGATCGCCAGGCATTTCGGAGGAGGGGGACATGCCAGGGCAGCGGGGTGCATAGTAGAGGGGTCGATGGACGAGGTGAGAGGGCGGGTGCTTGACCTTGTGTGCAGGGTTGTCGCGTCTGGACGGAGTAATACCGATTCTTAA
- a CDS encoding ribosome maturation factor RimP, whose amino-acid sequence MKTERIEKIERIVSDLAAPIVEDQGLELVDVLYVKEAGEWLLRIYVDKPGGVSIDDCTKISEEVGRKLDSLDPIPQSYILEVSSSGEKPLRKEEEFDKYKGRMVAINTFSQIGGRKEFIGHLLGLADGNVRVDVDGLVVDIPKDRISKARLVVEGEVNEP is encoded by the coding sequence ATGAAGACTGAAAGGATCGAGAAAATCGAGAGAATTGTAAGTGATCTTGCGGCTCCTATAGTGGAGGATCAAGGGCTTGAGCTCGTTGACGTTCTGTATGTAAAAGAGGCTGGCGAATGGCTCCTCAGGATCTATGTGGATAAACCGGGTGGAGTCTCTATTGACGACTGCACAAAGATCAGCGAGGAAGTCGGAAGGAAGCTGGATAGCCTGGACCCGATCCCGCAAAGCTATATCCTCGAGGTTTCCTCGTCTGGTGAGAAGCCCTTGCGTAAAGAAGAAGAGTTCGACAAATATAAGGGTCGTATGGTAGCCATCAACACTTTTTCGCAGATCGGCGGTCGCAAGGAGTTTATCGGTCATCTTCTCGGTCTTGCTGACGGAAATGTCAGGGTGGATGTAGACGGTTTGGTTGTGGATATTCCAAAAGATAGGATAAGCAAGGCACGTCTTGTTGTGGAGGGAGAAGTCAATGAACCTTGA
- the rpsO gene encoding 30S ribosomal protein S15, giving the protein MSLPSEEKQKLITEFRLHETDTGSPEVQIAILTQRINDLTEHLRVHTKDHHSRRGLLKMVGHRRRLLNYLRDRDIERYRALIDRLGLRR; this is encoded by the coding sequence ATGAGTTTGCCGTCAGAGGAAAAGCAAAAACTGATAACAGAGTTCAGGCTTCATGAGACTGACACTGGTTCACCTGAGGTTCAGATAGCAATACTGACCCAGCGGATCAATGACCTCACAGAGCATCTGAGGGTTCACACCAAGGACCATCATTCAAGACGAGGTCTTCTTAAGATGGTCGGACATAGGAGGAGGCTCCTCAATTACCTCAGAGATCGGGATATTGAAAGATATCGGGCATTGATAGACAGACTGGGCCTGAGACGCTAG
- a CDS encoding glycosyltransferase family 2 protein yields the protein MKGELEVLKNSPSIQIVIPAYNEESTIQQVVMEALKVTDDVTVVSDGSTDKTALYARRAGAKVIELARNVGKGGAMQEGLRASSSDIVVFLDADLIGLTESHIRSLILPVIEGRADMTVGVFKGGRAATDLALKISPSLSGQRAMRRAFIKDLDISNARFGSEIALTDYARARGARLVYVSLENVTHQMKEEKRGVFRGALQRARMYWEILKQMAARQ from the coding sequence ATGAAAGGGGAACTTGAGGTCCTCAAAAACTCGCCTAGCATCCAGATAGTGATACCTGCATATAACGAAGAGAGCACCATCCAACAGGTGGTCATGGAAGCGCTGAAGGTCACAGATGATGTAACTGTAGTCAGCGATGGTTCCACTGATAAAACAGCCCTCTATGCCAGGCGGGCCGGGGCGAAGGTAATAGAGCTCGCCAGGAACGTTGGGAAGGGCGGGGCCATGCAGGAAGGTCTTAGGGCTTCCTCCAGCGATATCGTGGTGTTTCTAGATGCCGACCTCATCGGCCTTACTGAATCTCACATTCGCTCTCTTATACTGCCGGTGATAGAGGGCCGCGCGGACATGACGGTAGGGGTATTCAAAGGTGGGAGGGCTGCAACGGACCTCGCCCTGAAGATCTCACCTTCGCTATCTGGACAACGGGCCATGAGAAGAGCCTTCATCAAGGATCTGGATATATCCAATGCCAGGTTTGGCTCTGAAATAGCGCTGACTGATTATGCACGGGCACGCGGAGCCAGGCTGGTGTACGTTTCGTTGGAGAATGTCACGCATCAGATGAAGGAAGAAAAAAGAGGAGTATTTAGGGGGGCCCTACAAAGGGCGAGGATGTATTGGGAGATTCTGAAACAAATGGCGGCACGACAATAA
- the rbfA gene encoding 30S ribosome-binding factor RbfA encodes MARLRADRLAELIRDEVSDILQREIKDPRLGFVSVTEVEVSNDLSHAKIYVSAMGSPEEKDASIDALESATGFIRTEIAKRIRLRHAPEIVFKLDNAIERGARIFSLLSEIKKEKGEGE; translated from the coding sequence ATGGCCAGGCTCAGAGCTGATAGACTAGCGGAGCTTATAAGGGATGAAGTGAGCGACATCCTCCAAAGGGAGATAAAGGATCCAAGGCTTGGATTCGTGAGCGTTACCGAAGTTGAGGTATCGAACGATTTGAGCCATGCCAAGATCTATGTAAGCGCGATGGGAAGCCCCGAGGAAAAGGATGCGTCCATCGATGCGCTTGAAAGCGCAACGGGGTTCATCAGGACGGAGATCGCAAAGAGGATACGTCTGAGACATGCGCCCGAGATCGTCTTCAAGCTCGACAATGCCATAGAGCGCGGCGCGCGGATCTTCAGTCTCCTTTCTGAGATCAAGAAGGAAAAAGGGGAAGGGGAGTAA
- a CDS encoding bifunctional riboflavin kinase/FAD synthetase: protein MDVIFSACEAKKFIGDNKTAVALGMFDGIHLGHAAVLQKLTSVALRSGIPSVVFTFDRHPVSVLKGLEVPNIVTQEEKIALIEKHRVDCLLFWPFDQELASMTPQDFISEILLGTLNAAEVVVGYNYTFGAGAQGDPDALRELGARQGIRVHIVPPIIINGVAVASTEIRRLLLEGKVKDAGVLLGRPFSLTGVVEKGRGIGRSLGFPTANFEFPGDIIQLANGVYAVKLRIYGRIFLGVANVGFRPTFNGKNKLVEIYVMDAELDLYGERITVYFIERIREEIRFNSAADLARQIQVDVKTAMEILKSPTYVYTGSKLWYNVCGIGTPC from the coding sequence GTGGATGTCATCTTCTCAGCATGCGAAGCAAAGAAGTTCATAGGTGATAACAAGACAGCTGTTGCGCTTGGGATGTTCGATGGTATTCACCTGGGACATGCCGCTGTACTGCAGAAATTGACATCCGTTGCATTGCGATCTGGGATCCCTTCCGTGGTTTTTACATTCGATCGCCATCCAGTGTCAGTCTTAAAAGGTCTAGAAGTCCCCAATATCGTGACCCAAGAGGAGAAGATAGCCCTCATAGAGAAGCATCGTGTAGACTGCCTGCTTTTCTGGCCATTTGATCAGGAACTTGCTTCCATGACCCCCCAGGATTTCATTTCGGAGATTCTGCTCGGCACATTGAATGCCGCCGAAGTGGTGGTTGGGTATAATTATACATTTGGAGCTGGGGCCCAGGGGGATCCAGACGCTCTAAGGGAATTGGGGGCAAGGCAGGGAATAAGGGTACATATCGTGCCACCGATTATCATCAACGGTGTCGCCGTAGCCTCCACCGAGATCAGAAGGCTTCTGCTTGAGGGTAAAGTGAAGGATGCAGGGGTTCTCCTTGGCCGCCCTTTTAGCCTGACGGGAGTAGTAGAGAAGGGGCGCGGGATCGGTAGGTCCCTTGGATTTCCTACCGCGAATTTCGAGTTTCCCGGAGATATCATCCAGCTGGCGAATGGGGTGTATGCAGTAAAGCTCCGGATCTATGGCAGAATCTTCCTTGGTGTCGCGAATGTAGGTTTCAGACCGACCTTCAATGGAAAGAATAAGTTGGTGGAGATATATGTCATGGATGCTGAGCTGGACCTTTATGGCGAACGAATAACCGTATACTTCATCGAAAGGATCAGAGAAGAAATAAGGTTCAATAGCGCTGCGGACCTCGCCAGGCAAATCCAGGTGGATGTAAAGACTGCGATGGAGATCCTGAAATCGCCCACATACGTTTACACTGGCTCGAAACTATGGTACAATGTCTGTGGCATTGGAACCCCTTGCTAG